A window of Macaca mulatta isolate MMU2019108-1 chromosome 7, T2T-MMU8v2.0, whole genome shotgun sequence genomic DNA:
agattgcgccactgtactccagcctgggtggcagagcgagacttcatctcaaaaaaacaaaccaaaaaacccccaTATAAACATACATAAGTATATAGTCaggggtcgggcacagtggctcatgcctgtaatcccagcactttgggaggccaaggcaggtggattgcttgagtttaggagttcgagaccagcctgggcaacatggtgaaaccccaactctactaaaaataaaagaattatcagggcatggtgatatgcacctataatcccagctgctcaggaggctgagctgggagaatcacttgagcccagaagacagaggttgcagaaagcagagatcataccactgcattccagcatgggtgacacagcgagaccctgtctaaaaaaagaacaacaaacacAGGATATTTCACCATAATTTAAACTCCAAATCTAATACATGAATTGATTTGGTGGGAAAAGTATCCCTTTAATAGCTCAGGTTTCAAAGATTCCACAACCAAGAAGGATATCTGTAGTTCAGACAGTTAAGAACATGTACATACctagtttttcatttaatttggaTCCAAACTAGGGGTAACTAATTTAGATGCATGCACAAAAATTTTCATTCTGATTTTTGTAAACATTTCATTGGAAACTGGGCGTGGATGTGAATTGGAACAGGATCACACTTCTGAAACTTACATAGGTTTTGCAGTCTCACAAAAGGCAGGAAAGTCAAGCTCTCGCTTTTCACCTCAATCACTACCTTTTTACCACACtgccatgtgaccttgagcacGTCTCCTCTATTAGGTGGTTTCCTTGTCTGCAAAATGAAGTCTGGACTAGATGCTCCATCTGGCTCTAACAGTCTCAATACTGTAACTGATGCAGAGCACCTATTTCCTTCCCACTTGAAGGAACTGCAAAAGAACTAAACATTAGAACCAAAAAGCAATTTCATGAGGCAGCCAAATTAGTTGTATTAAGGAAAATTATTTAGCATGAGTTCATGACTTGAATCAATCCCAATCTGTTAGAGATATAGCTGAATCAGAATTAATAGCCTCCCTGTAATCAATAAAGGAGAAGACACTGTCTGGAGTAGGCAAGGAAGGAGCGGTATCAGCATTTCTTAATAGCCTTTATTATTCTCGTTACTCTCAACCCTCACCCTCCTTCCTTGAACCCAAGTTTGAGTATTTAATGAAAgtttagaaaatgaatgaatgggaaatGAGGGAGGTGAGGAGATGGCAAAGGAGTTGTCAGCTAACAGTCCACATCTTTGTCCTGCTGCTGTGCTGAGAAGGTAGTCAACAGACTATTCCTTGTAGAGTATTTGTCACTGCATCTCCTCAGCCATTAGTGAGCTCTGATTTCTTGGAGATTCTAGAAAGCTTTGCACAACTGTTGTGATATATCTAATATTATTTCTTCCATAGTTCTTGatgttcaatttctttttctttttttttgagatggagttttgctcttgttgcccaggctggagtgcagtgcaatggcgtgatctcggctcaccgcactgagaatcgcttgagcccagaagatgcaggttgcagtgaccaAGAAATGGtcaagcaggccgggcgcggtggctcacacctgtaatcccagcactttgggaggccgagacgggcggatcatgaggtcaggagatcgataccatcctggctaacacggtgaaaccctgtctctactaaaaatacaaaaaattagccaggcgtggtggcaggcgcctgtagtcccagctactcgggaggctgaggcagcagaatggcgtgaacctgggaggcggagcttgcagtgagctgagatcacaccactgcactccagcctgggtgacagagcaagactccgtctggggGGTGGGGTGAAGGTCAAGCAGTACCACACAGAATTTCCCTCTGACGTGGTGCTTTAAACTTCATCTTCTTGCATGAATCAAAAAGCAGGCGatcaccaggcgtggtggcttactcccgtaatcccagcatttttgggaggctgaggtgggcagatcatttgaggtcaggagttcaagaccagtctggccacccATGGCAAGACCgcgtctccaataaaaatacaaaaattagccaggtatggtggcgcggGCCTatggtcccggctacttgggagactgaggcaagagaatcgcttcaaccctggaggtggaggttgcaatgagccgagatcgcaccactgcactccagtctgggcgacagagcgaagctccagctccaaaaaaaaaaaagcaagcttcaTATACACGGCATCACTTCATGTACAAGGCATTGAGCTGACAGACACAACCATGGCCTTTGCTCAAATAGGTGTTGAGAGACAATAATTATTACCAAAATAAAAGGACTCTAGGAGTTCAGAGGGAATCCCAATGCATTTTGTACAAACAGAACAGAATAAAAGTAGGGAGGCTAGGTACActccagcaatttgagaggccaaggcaggagaccagcctgggcaacagagccctTAAGACCTGatatccaaaaaaaattaataattaaaaaatatttttttaattagctgggcatgcggtggtgcacctgtagtccttagttctttgggaggctgaagtgggaggattgtttgaatccaggaattcaaggctgcagtaagctatgactgtgccactgtactctagcctgggagacacagctagaccctgcctcagaaaaacaaaaacaaaaaaacatagcaGTTAAATTATCCTCacttttattacctttttttttttttttttttgaggcagagtctcgctctgttgcccaggctggagtgcagtggcaggatctcggctcactgcaagctccgcctcccagtttgacgccattctcctgcctcagcctcccgagtagctgggactacaggtgcctgccaccacgcccggctaatttttagtgttcaccgtgttatccaggatggtcttgatctcctgacctcgtgatccacccacttcggcctcccaaagtgctgagattacaggcttgagtcaccacgcccggccttttattactatttttttgagacagagtctcactctgtcacccaggctggagtgcagtggagcaatctcgtctcattgcaacctcggcctcctggtttcaagcaattctcctgcctcagcctcctaagtagctgagactacaggcgtgcaccaccacgcccagcttatttttgtatttttagtagagatggggtttcaccatgttggccaggctggcctggaactcctgatctcaggtgatccacccacatcagcctcccaaagtgttgggattacaggcgtgagccaccacgcccagcctatccTCTTTTAGAATTCCATGATTCTGAAACCGCAATTTGACttgtccttttaaaataatttttacctttAGCAAGTGCAAGCAGGCGAGTCACACAACACATTATCTTTGCATGTCTAGTCATAAGATACTCCACAGTTAAACAGTGGAAGACAAGAATATCTCCCACTAGAGAAATATCTCCCACTAGAAATATCTCCCACTAGAGGTTGCCTAACAGGCAACCTCCTATGGGGCAAGTTTAAAAAGCTATTTTCTGGAGCAGGTACTAGGATGGCCTTCAGGAGCATCTTAGTGCTTTCTGACCTACCAGCATTCCTCACAGCTTTGAATCCTTTTTCGCTTTCTCCACTTGAATGTGAACATCTACAGATGTACAGCTCAGAAGCCAGGATGCTTAATGGGTAATTACCTCATTTCTCTTGCTCTGACAACTGGTGTTTATGGGGATGTATCAACTACTTGCAATGCCATTTCCCCATCAATTACTAGAGAGTGGGGAAAGTGAAATTTACAAAGCATTAAGACATGTAAAAGTTCTCCCACAACTGGTTTtcattcatgaaatatttatgcAGAGTTTATAAGCTATAAAGCCAGAAATGACTTAATTCAACAGATTTGACTTTTCCAAACTGTGTGGGTGCAGTACTCCAAGGGGAATTATTCAGGTTTCAAAGCTCAGATTCAAAAAGAAAACGATCTAATTTGTCACTCCTTCCACTAATATTCTCAAAAATCAAGTGCAATATCATTTAGCAATAAGAAGGAACTAGGATTTACAAAGTTGCCTTTCAATGAGAATGTATAGTCTACTTGTTTTAACAAGTTGAGCCTAAGATTAATGTATTGCGTACAGTTCAGAATAATCATGGGCCTCAACTGCATGAACACTATTACAAAACAGTAAACGCTGAGAATATTCAAGTTGAACAAATTCACAAAGGCGTTAAATCGGCCAAACGAGTACAACAAAGACACACGTGTCCAAATCTTCAATTGTCATAGTTTCCTTAAAAATCAGGAaatctttgttttgctttaaggcaAACTGTCAGGTCGACCAAAAGGACAGATAAGAGCAAAAACACTTCGCTGCAGTATACCTCATTCAGGAAGGTTTAACTCGCCGCTAATCCGtgccacaaaataaataaataaacaaatctatGCTCTGTTGCAGGTATAATGGAGGACACGGCCGAAAAACTTTGGACTTTTCAACCAGACAAATGCAAAACCTGGCGGGCGTAAGGAGGAGTAAATATGAAAGTGACAAATAGGGGGAAATGGTGGGCAAGGAAAACAATGGCTGGTTGGAGAGCGAAGAAGGGGAAGCTCAAAAGGAAATTTAGAAAGCCGCCAGGACCCTGTAGTTCTAAGATCTACGGGGAAACAGGCACCCAACGGCTGCGTCTCAGGTTTCCGCGGGTCACAAAAGAATAACGGACATCCTCCCAACGGTGGCCCAGGGGCTCCGCGGGCGCTTCCGCCGAGCTCGCGCCGACCCCGCGCTCGGCCCCGCACCCAGCCGGGAGTTCGCGGCGAGATGCGGGACGCTGCCCGCGTCGCCCGTCTTTATCCGTTCGGCCCTCCACTCACCCCGCGGCCATCGCTCGCCCGAAGCCAGGCGCCAAGAGCAAACGCCGCCCGACGCGAAAAAGGAAGCACAGGCGTTTCTCGTCAAAGCAGACTTTATTGGGGCGACTGGGCCGCCCTGCACGCGCCGGCCGCTCCCCGCTCGGTCCCCGGGCCGCCCACCTGCCTCAACCCGGCGCCCGGCcggcccctccctcccttctcctcagGCTCCCGCCCCCGTGGTGCCCGGGGCCGCGCGGACCGCTCACCGGCTCCCAAGGCGGCGGCTGCAGCGGCGACGCCCCGCTCCCGAGTGCGGCCCCGGCCCGAGGCGGCGTGTTTTGTGGCTGTAGCACCGCGAAGGGCGGGAGCCGCGCGACTCCGAGCTGCGggaggcggtggcggcggcggcggcgcgctGACGTCACGCGCCGCGGGCCAGCCTGCGCGCGTGCGAGCCGCCCCGCCCCCGGTCCCACCGGCCCCAATCCGGGAGGAGCCCAGCGAGTAGGCGGGGCCGCGGAGGCCAGCGGATAGCTCGATTGGCCGAGAGGGAGAATCGAGAGGGCGAGCGGGCGAGTGGCAGCGAGGCGGGGCGGGCTGAGGCCAGCGCGGAAGTCTCGCGAGGCCGGGCCCGAGCAGAgtgtggcggcggcggcggcggcgagaTCTGGGCTCGGGTTGAGGAGTTGGTATTTGTGTGGAAGGAGGCGGAGGCGCAGGAGGAAGGGGGAAGCGGAGCGCCGGCCCGGAGGGCGGGAGGAGGCGCGGCCAGGGCGGGCGGTTGCGGCGAGGCGAGGCGGGGAGCCGGGACGAGCAGCGGCCGAGCGAGCGCGGGGCGCACCGAGGCGAGGGAGGCGGGGAagccccgccgccgccgcggccgccgCGCCCGCCCCTTCCCCCGCCGCCCGCCCCCTCTCCCCCCGCCCGCTCGCCGccttcctccctctgccttcctTCCCCACGGCCGGCCGCCTCCTCGCCCGCCCGCCCGCAGCCGAGGAGCCGAGGCCGCCGCGGCCGTGGCGGCGGAGCTCTCAGCCATGGCCTCGGGCGACACCCTCTACATCGCCACGGACGGCTCGGAGATGCCGGCCGAGATCGTGGAGCTGCACGAGATCGAGGTGGAGACCATCCCGGTGGAGACCATCGAGACCACAGTGGTgggcgaggaggaggaggaggacgaagACGACGAggacggcggcggcggcgaccaCGGCGGCGGGGGCGGCCACGGGCACGccggccaccaccaccaccaccatcaccaccaccaccacccgccCATGATCGCGCTGCAGCCGCTGGTTACCGACGACCCGACCCAGGTGCACCACCACCAGGAGGTGATCCTGGTGCAGACGCGCGAGGAGGTGGTGGGCGGCGACGACTCGGACGGGCTGCGCGCCGAGGACGGCTTCGAGGATCAGATCCTCATCCCGGTGCCCGCGCCGGCCGGCGGCGACGACGACTACATTGAGCAGACGCTGGTCACCGTGGCGGCGGCCGGCaagagcggcggcggcggctcctcGTCGTCGGGCGGCGGCCGCGTCAAGAAGGGCGGCGGCAAGAAGAGCGGCAAGAAGAGTTACCTCAGCGGCGGGGCCGGcgcggcgggcggcggcggcgccgaCCCGGGCAACAAGAAGTGGGAGCAGAAGCAGGTGCAGATCAAGACCCTGGAGGGCGAGTTCTCGGTCACCATGTGGTCCTCAGGTGAGCGCCGGCCGCGCGCCCCGGCCCCgggatgtttttgttttgaaggGAAGCCATGTTTTATGTGTGTGATGGGCGCCGCCATCTTCTTCGCCAGGGCAAGTATGGCGGCCCCAAAAGATGGCGGGCCGTGCGGCGGCGggggcgcggcggcggcggcggccggcgGCGGGCCGCGAAGATGGCGGCGGGCCGCGGGGGGAGGGGCCGGCGCCGCCCGGCTAGGCCGCAATGGCGTAGTTTCTCCGAGAGGGGGAAGCGCCGCGCGGGGCGGGGACGGCCGGGGGAGGGGCCGGCGCGCTCGCTCCCCGGCGCCCGCATCAACGGGCGCGCCCGCCGGCCCGTTGTGGCGGCAGCCGCGCGCCCCCGGCCCGGGCGGGAGGCGGGCGGGCGTTGGCGGGGCTGCGCCGCGGCCTCGCGGGCCAGGGATTGCTGCCTCCGGGACGCGCGCCCCCTCCCGGCGCTGCCGTTACCCCGCCGGCCGCTGGAGGGCGCCGCGGGCTCTTGCCCCGCCCGGCCCCCACTTCCCCGGACTCCCAACTGCTCCCGGGAGGCACCTTCCAGAAGGGGGGTCGTGGCACGCGTGGGCGCCTCCGGCCTCCTTGCTCCCCGCCCACCCAGCGCCGGGCTGGACCCTGCCCCGGCGGTCACGCTGCCCCGAGGCGTCGTTTGCTGCGGGGCGGGACTTGGGGCTGCACGTAGGGCTCGCGTGTGCGAGCTCCGAGCGTCAGTCGTAGCCTGTCACCGCCGTTGCCAGCGAATTcctggccctttagtcttcctgCGGTACCTAGTGGGAAGGGCCTGTGAATCTTAGCGGATAATTCTTAGTCACTTACGTTTTGGGAAAGCTTCCCCCGCCCCCCTCAAGTATTTAGCTCTTTGTGAGTAGATTGGGTTACTCAACTGTGGACATTTGCCCGTAAATAAAATCGGGTAGTTTAATTTTAAGCCTGTATACTTTTTACTTTGTAGAAAGGTATCTATTTTCCCCACGAAAAGAAAGATTCTAGAAAGcgggtttttttgggttttgttttactgttttaatACTACTTTTAACGAAGGCCGGAAAACCCATCTACAGCAAAAGGATCCTATCTGCATGtgtaaaatctttgtttttacttCACAAAGGCAATTATTCAATGCTGGTTTTTAGGGTATTGTATTAGTATATTCATATGCTACCTAGCTGAATTGCTGAGATACTAAATAGACTGAGAATAATCCTGCCATCATAGTTAATCTAATGCCTGTGATGGTTACGTTTAGTACTCCGTATAAGCGGTGGAGTCCCTTCCCTTATAATTACTTTAAAGCTATTTCATAAATTCTGAGAACTGAATGGAGACTCAAAATATGGTGACCTTTGAGTATTAAAAGATCGTTAAAATTCGGAGGAATGAACGAAACAAATGAAAACGCTGGACTGAAAAAGCTAGTTTGTTTGTATCTGGTGAAAGCCTCAAGGTGAGACAACTACAGCTGGAAGGATCTGTGATTGAAAGAGGCCTGAGCAAAGGGACGTAGGAGCTGTCAAAATCTAATAGGAAGTGCTAACAGGCGCTGTCCTGCATCCACGGTGCGTTGTAGAACTCATAGTAGTTTGAGTTTAGCAGaaactgtttttaaatgaaacatgaaTACTTTAGTACTTAATGGTTATCAAAAGATAACTTCCATGTATTTTGGTAGCTCAAGAGATTACACACTGATCATGTTGGAACTGAAAGTCATGGTTTTGGcgtggcgcggtggctcacgcctgtaatcaatcccagcactttgggaggctgaggccggcggatcacttgatgtcaggagttcgagaccagctggccatcatagtgaaaccccgtctctactaaaaatacaaaaattagctgggcttggtggtggacgcctgtaatcccagctacttgggaggctgaggcaggagaatcggttgaacccaggaagcagaggttaacagtgagccgagattgcaccactacactccagcctgggtgacagagcgagactctgtctccaaaaaaaaaaaagaaagaaaaaggagggggccattttttttttgttattaacaGTGAGTAAGGGATGGGGGTTTTAGTTATGGATTAATTTGCAGAATTCAGAATATGATTTGAAATTAGATATTTAGGTAAAGATACATtaaccacttaaaaataaatttattttttttctcatagtgtGTGGAATTAGAGTAATTTAGAAAACCAACGTATTTTTATATGTTCTGCATTTTATCTTAACAAACTACTGGTCCACTTTTCCACATCCAGAGAACTTGGTGTAGTGTATAGCTTTGCGTGCTGAAGTGCTGTGTATTAAGTCAGCCAGTTAGAGAAAGTCTGAGGGGCTTGACTGATGGAAGTCAATTTACAATTAAGTGagcattttaaaagtcattactTCCCCTGTgcaagtggtttttttttgttttttttttgttttttgttttttgtttttttttagacagagtctcgctctgttgcccaggggctggagtgcactggcgagatctctgctcactgcaagctccgcctccctggctcatgccattctcctgcctcagcctcccgagtagatgggactacaggcgcccgccaccacgcccggctaattttttgtatttttaatagagatggaatttcaccgtgttagccaggatggtctcgatctcctgaatttgtgatccgcctgcctcggcctcccaaagtgctgggattacaggcatgagccaccccccTCAGCCAAGTGGCTGCTTTTAAGGTGGCACAGTTTGGGGTTGTTTTcacatccatttctttttttttttttttaatttgatagagtcttgctctgtcgcccaggctggagtgcagtgtcatgatcttggcttactgcaaccttcacctcccgggttcaagcgattctcatgtatcagcctcccaagtagctgggattacaggtgtccaccaccacccctggctataATGTCCATTTCTTTAAAGCGTTGGTTGTCTAGTTAGTGTGGTAGAGTATGCTGTGCATAAAGGTGGTTATAAATATTTGATGGCAGTAACATAGGATTGTCTGTTTGTCAGACATGTGTTTTGTGGTAAACTATCCCCCTTTTCCTTGTGATTTGGAATTATTACTAAAGAGAAGCTAAAGAGCTTATGGATAACTGCATTTCCCAAGTTCAAATTctgaaaatgatttcattttcagaACTGAAATGACATGATATAATCAGTATAATTCCATAACGTGGAGAAATGAAAGTGGGTTAATTGTTGGATAaatctgtatgtatgtgtacatacagGTTGAGCATGGTGGGCAGCATTACTGCTTTCATGTACTTGATCTCATTTGATCCTAGGCATGAAGATTTTAACCACACTATAGTTTCACTAAAATAGCCCTTTAGTTTGGAATGAACCGTGAAGTAACAGTTTTGCATAAGCCCCAAGCTGAGTTACTTGAAGTCCTTATAAAAATAGTTGTACATACAGGGTATTCCCTGAGGGTCTAGTTACCTCTTAGACCCTcttggtttaaaaaacaaaaaaatcaggctgggtgcagtggctcacacctgtagtcccagaactctgggaggccaaggcaggaggatcacttgagcccaggagttctacaCGAACcttggcaatatagtgagactccgctttgggaagaaaaaaaaataaaaaataaacagaaaaaaaaaattagctagtcgtggtggcacatgcctgtagtcagtcccagctacttggtaggttgaggtgggaggatcgcctgagcctgggaaatcGAGGCTGCAAGTCAGcggtgattacaccactgtactccagcctggatgagagtgagacactgtgtcaaaaaaaaaaaatagtgggagTCACCATATTTCTGGAAACCAAATGGGTTTCTTTTGCTTGCATGCCATCTTCCTTTAATTTCCCACAGTAACAACACTCTGGCGGGCATCTTTTGAATGTAATATCAGCATAGGAATCTAGTAGTTTTTCGTAGTTTTAGGCCTTATGGGATCCTTAagagattggcttttttttttttctttgagacgggtcactgtgtcacccacgtttgagtgcagtggagagatcttggctcactgcaacctccgccttcca
This region includes:
- the YY1 gene encoding transcriptional repressor protein YY1, with protein sequence MASGDTLYIATDGSEMPAEIVELHEIEVETIPVETIETTVVGEEEEEDEDDEDGGGGDHGGGGGHGHAGHHHHHHHHHHHPPMIALQPLVTDDPTQVHHHQEVILVQTREEVVGGDDSDGLRAEDGFEDQILIPVPAPAGGDDDYIEQTLVTVAAAGKSGGGGSSSSGGGRVKKGGGKKSGKKSYLSGGAGAAGGGGADPGNKKWEQKQVQIKTLEGEFSVTMWSSDEKKDIDHETVVEEQIIGENSPPDYSEYMTGKKLPPGGIPGIDLSDPKQLAEFARMKPRKIKEDDAPRTIACPHKGCTKMFRDNSAMRKHLHTHGPRVHVCAECGKAFVESSKLKRHQLVHTGEKPFQCTFEGCGKRFSLDFNLRTHVRIHTGDRPYVCPFDGCNKKFAQSTNLKSHILTHAKAKNNQ